CGATTCCATTTTGTTGGCTGGAATAGCCTCGGCTATAAAGCATTTCACATTTTTGTTGTCTCCTTCTTTCAATGCAAATGTTGTATATGTGTTGCTGTAGTCTTCCCTTCCCCATTCTCCCATCTATGGTGATACTCTCAAATATGGGGTGTTTAATTTGTCACTGTTAATTATTCTCCTCCCTCTTATATCCATGCTTTGAAAACTTGTGTATATGCAATTACCTTCTTCAATGGCCTTATTTGCTAAGTAATCCGCTAACTGATTCCCTTCCCTCATAATATGTTGGAATTTTAGTTGTTTTCCTTTAAGACATGCTTTTATTTCCTCAACTGTATCTGCTATGTTCCACGGTATTGCCCATTCTCCTGTTAGCACTTTGTTCATTAGCATCGAGTCTGTTTGCATGATAAGTTGGTTGTGGTTTTGCTGCTTACAGTGCTTGCTTGCTTCTAGGACCGCTTTAGCTTCTGCCACTGTACTTGTAGTACTCTCAATAGTTGCTCCCTCTGCATGTAAGATATCCCCTTTATCACTCCTTAAACAGAAAGCATAGGAACTTACTCCTGGATTTCCTCTAGACGCTCCATCCGTATTATATTTAACCCAACCCTCAGGATGGTATTCCCACTTAACCATTATGGTCTTCATGATTGTCCTATTCTTCTCCAATTCCTCTAGCATATCTGCCCACCTTCCTGGTACATTCATATGGGGCCTTCTTACCTTAATcaaaatatacatgtttttggTAACATTATGAATGATTCTTGGTAGTGATATGCCCTTCCCTTCATGTTTGTTCTTGTTCCTTCTTCTCCATAATTCCCATATAATAAAGCCTGGTAATGCTCTATAATACGATTTTATATCAGTCCTGCATTGTGCTCCCCACCATTTCATGATGCTTTCCCTTAAAGATATTCCTTCTATATTGATACCTGCAAAAGAGGAAAAGTAGGACCATGTCCTGTTAGCAATATCTGATCTCCTGAACACATGTGACAGTGTCTCTTGATCAGGTTGTACACAACACCAACACTTGGATGGGCCTGCAATGCCCCATCTCCTTACTCTGTCATCCACTGGTATCATAAACTTCCAAAGTCTCCACATTAAAAAGGATATTTTGAAAGGTAAACCCTTGATCCATATCCTTTTATATATTCGATTAGGCTCTTCTTTTTGTCGAATGTAATCCTAGGCTGACTTGACTGAAAAAATTCCCTTTGTTTCTAACATCCAACATGGTTTATCATTCTCATTTCTCCCTCGGGGTGGTTTAATGTTACATATAATATGCTCTGCCAGTTCAGTTGGAAGTATCTCCCTAACAACTTTCTCATTCCATTCATCCCCATTGGTAATATCGTCTATATTCTCATATCTGTTATCCCACTCAAAATCTTCCCCTGTGATTGTATAAAGATCTCCCAGCCCTGTCCAATTATCATGCCATAGTGACGAAGATCCTCTCCTTATTTGCCACAAGATCTGATGTTCTACTAGTTCTCTAGCCTGTAACATTTTCTTCCAGACTTGTGATCCTCCTCCCCCAATCTTCCACATTACTACATTAGGATGATTCCTCTTGCAGTATTTATTCTTTATGTGATCACTCCAAATAGATCttttagttctaaaattccACCATAACTTGCAAAAAAGAGCCATGGATATATCCTTCATTTGTCTAAAACCCAGTCCACCCTCTACCTCAGGTAAACATAAATTTCTCCATCTACTCCAGTGCCTCCCTTTTCCTCCAATACAACTACTCCAAAAAAATTGAGCCAacattttttctatttggatTAGTACATTAATAGAGGGATTCATAACTGACAAGCAATGAATTGGAGTGCTTTGTAAAACATGTTTTATCAGGATTGCCCTTCCTCCATATGACAAAAGTCTGCCCTTCCAGCCTTGAATTTTCGTCCCTATTATCTGAATTAAAGGTTGGTAATACGCCTTTTGTTTCCTTTTATAAAAAATGGGACAACCTAGGTAATTGAAAGGAAATTCCTTTCTCAAAATCCCAGTTGCCACTTCAGCCACAACTGTTTCCCCTCCTGACACTTTATGATGTAAATAAATAGCACTTTTATCTTTATTCACCTTCTGCCCTGATATATCTTCATATTCTCTAAGAGTATCACTAATCAACTTCATTGTTCCTATGTCTGCTTTGCACATGATGATCATGTCATCTGCAAAGGCCATGTGATTTAACTTGAGGCTTCCCCTAGGCATGCCAAATCGTTTAAATTCCTTCTTCTGCATGATAACATTTAGGGATCTAGACATGACTTCTGCTGCCAGTATAAACAAAGTGGGAGAAAGTGGATCCCCTTGTTTAAGACCTCTAGAAGATTTAAAAAAACCTTTTGGCTGCCCATTCAATAAAATCGAGTACCAATTGTAGCTAATCAGCCTATACACCATATCTATGATTCTATCTCCAAATCCCAATCTTCTCAGTACTCTGCTAAGATATAACCATTCTACTCTGTCATATGCCTTNCCAATCTTCTCAGTACTCTGCTAAGATATAACCATTCTACTCTGTCATATGCCTTTATCATATCTAGCTTAATGACCATGTTAggtgttttttctcttttccctATCTCTTCCTGTACCACCAATACATTCTCCGCTATACTCCTCCCCTGTATGAATCCTGCTTGCTCCGGAGATATAATTCGTGGGAGTACTACTTTAATTCTTTCATGAATTATCCTTGAGAAGATTTTATTCACAAAATTACTCAATGATATAGGCCTCAAGTCCGAGAATGTGCTGACAATTATCTTTTTCGGTATGAGAACCAAATTAGTGTGAGTGATATACCTTGGTAGGTCAGCACCACATACAAAAGCCTTAACCATTTTGTGGATATCCTCCCCAATAATTTCCCAAGAGCTTTGATAAAAGGCTCCTGTCATCCCATCTGGTCCTCCAGCACTATTTTTGTTTAGTCCCATGATTGCCCTCCTTACTTCATCTATAGTTGGCATGGCTTCCATTTCCTCGTTCATATTACTAGTGATAACCCTTGGCAGCTCCTCCAGCATTCCAAATTCTTTGCTAGCCCCTTCTTGTCTTGTGAACTGATTAACATTAAAATTCACTGCTGCCTCGGCAATATCTATTTGTTCTTCCATCCAGTCTCCTTCCTTATTTTGAATTCTATTCACCCGTAACCTGCTTCTTCTGCCCTTGACCAGTGTATGAAAGAACTTAGTAATTTCTTTCCCCTTCTTTAAACCACTCCATTCTCGCTTTTTGTTTCCAGAATTCCTCCTCCCTATTGAGTTGTTTTTTTAGTTCTGCTTGAGCGCGATGCAATATTTCCCTATTCTCTGTCGTTGGGAACCTTTCAAATTGAGTCTCCTTGACCTTTATTATTTCCTCAAGAGTGACAATTTCTTGAAATATATTGCCAAATGTTTCCTTACTCCACTGCGTTAAGGCCTTTTTGACTCTTTTAAGCTTATGGTGAAACAAGATAAAAGGATCACCTTCAAAATCCGCCTTCCAATTATTCTTCACCACTTCCATGAAAGATCTCTCCTTTAGCCAAAAGTTTAAGAACCTAAAAGGTTTGATCACCTTCTCCCTGCTGGATTTGAAAGTTACTGATAGGGGTGCATGATCTGATCCACTTCTCACCATGTGTTCTACTTCTAAGACTGGAAAGATATCTTGTACTTTATCATTAGTGAGTACTCTATCCAATCTTTTGAAAATACACTCCTCGTTAGTTCTGCCATTCCACCAAGTATATTTGCCTCCTTTGAAACCTCTATCCTCCAGATTACAAACATTCAAGCAGTGATTGAAATCCCTTACCTCCTCCTCCGTGACTGTTCGACCCCCAAATTTCTCACTTTCATTGCAAATAACATTGAAATCCCCTCCTATTACCCAAGGAATGTTTACTGTATTAGCTAAATCTGCAATTGATTCCCATAGACTTAACCTTTCCCCTTGACTACACTTGGCATATACCATCGAGACCATTACATCCGTACCCATTACTGTATTACTCATTTTTATAGTTAGCATTTGTTCTTCATCACGCATAATCTCATATTCCATTGCCCTGTCTATGAAAAACCAAATTTTCCCATTAAAGTTTGCCACTGCATATTGCATTCCTAATCTCCTCCTATAGTCCTCCAGATCTTGTCTATCTTCAAACGGTTCCATTAATCCCACAAAGTAGTATTGATGTCTCTTATGCATCTGAATAAGCCTAGTAAACGCCTTTTGAGTATTTACCGACCTAATATTCCATATTAGAGCTCTTATTGATACTTAGAGTTTTTTATAATCACTCTCTTTGATTGCCTGGATGAGGCCTGCACCCCTACCGTATCTTTAGCACTGTGATTTTTCTGTCTAGTATGTGTATCCTTTAGTTTGCCTACATGCTTAGGCGATAAGTCCCCTTCTATTGCAACCTTATTAATGCTCGTCATTAATTCTCCCTTATCCTGATTGGTCCCATGTTCCTCACCACCACTGTGATTATCATGAAAGGCTAGAGGTAGAACTTCTTCATTCTACATTTCATATACTACTATTGTCCCTTTATTTTGCTATGCATCTTCTGCTCCTTTCAATTCTATTCCCTCCCCTTGATTGCCATACTGTTCGTGTTCCAGGCTTTGTGTTAGTCCACTCTCCACGTCATTCTCCTTCTGCTTGATAGATTTCCCTGCCTTTTCTTCACATTGTTTTTCCTTTGCTTGTTGATCACATGTATTCCTACTTTCTGTAAAGGTTTTATTAACCCATTCTTTTGTGCCCTCTTCAATAATTTTGTCCAGTTTGTCTGCTGGATCAGTCTCATCATCCTCTCTTAGTGCGTCAAAGATATTTCCATCATGATAGTCTATTTCACCTTCAATGCGCCCCGTTTTATCTCTTTTATACTTATTTCTTCTGCTTACCATccattcttgtttattttgtttgttccCAACAACCCTTCCACTTGCTAGTATTCGTCTTTGCTCAGCTGCTGTACCCAGTTTCTCTGTTTCTTTCTCCTGCCCATCAGCTTTATCCCTTACATCCAACAATTCTGGGTATAGTGCCCAACAATTGTGTTCATCATGCCCTTGTAGGCAACACTCATTACAGTACTTTGGTAAATAGTCATATTGAATATTAATCCACTTGCTTTTGATATGTCCCGTGATATCAtcttccttatttattttcactCTTTGGGGAAGCCTTGCCGTCAGATCCACTTCAATTTTGACTCTGGCGCAGCTTGGCCTGGTTTGATTCTTTGTCGCTATATCCACAGTAAGAGGTTTTCCAACTGCACTTGCTATCGAGAAGATTGCTTCCTTGGCAAAGAAGTTTGGTGGAAGATCTGGGAAAGAAATCCATGCTACACCAATGGTAGTTTTGACCTCCGGTTCAAACCATGTATCCCATTTAAGCGTTCTCATCTGCCAATAGTTTTCCTTCGCCTTAATATAGAATGCCGCTGTTGATAATAGTTGCACATAATCCTCCATCGTAGTAAGTCTTATTAGAATGTACCTCGTGTCTAGAACTCCTATTGTACATTCACTTTTGATTCCACATTGTCCTGGTATCGATCTCCTTAATTCTTGTATCTCCGGTTTGCCATATGAAAATTTGCCAATAATGGCATACTGTAGATTCTCTTGGGCAATGAGTGATTTGACTTCCGACGTTTTCCACGTAATGCTAGGTTCGCCATGAATAATTATTACTTGTTTAGGGGAAACTTTAGGAATCAGGGGAGTAGTGGGTTTTGGGTTAAGGATTTTTGCAtattgggtaggttttggttcTAGAAGGGTTGGTTGTGCTCCAAGTTTGTTGTGTATGGGGAGAGGTGGAAATTCCTCCGGTGGAAAAATCCCACCGGCGGTGGTTTTGGTCATGATGGCCGCCACTGGTGTTAGGTTTTTTCGTATTAAGTTTAAACATATACAATTACACTAAAATTTCGATTtaaaaaatagtgattttttgttatataaaaaGCAAAAAACTCACCGAACATTATAATATACACCTATACTATAgccttttatgaaaatttctctTGTATTAATAAGTTCAATTTAAAAATCTTAGTCTTCAATAGACATTGGAAAGTTTTAAATatcaaccatttttttttttcaaataagaaATAGTTATTAAAACTATAAAGTTGATTCACAAGTTGAACTAGTGAAACAATTAGAGTACTAAGTAaacaaaactattttcaaactattttcaaataagATATATCTGTTTTAGCCgcaaaatatttaaattcacCAATTAACTATATTTGTGGATTTTTCGAAATGCTTCATACCTTCTTAG
The Solanum stenotomum isolate F172 chromosome 12, ASM1918654v1, whole genome shotgun sequence DNA segment above includes these coding regions:
- the LOC125847158 gene encoding uncharacterized protein LOC125847158, producing MWRLWKFMIPVDDRVRRWGIAGPSKCWCCVQPDQETLSHVFRRSDIANRTWSYFSSFAGINIEGISLRESIMKWWGAQCRTDIKSYYRALPGFIIWELWRRRNKNKHEGKGISLPRIIHNVTKNMYILIKVRRPHMNVPGRWADMLEELEKNRTIMKTIMVKWEYHPEGWVKYNTDGASRGNPGVSSYAFCLRSDKGDILHAEGATIESTTSTVAEAKAVLEASKHCKQQNHNQLIMQTDSMLMNKVLTGEWAIPWNIADTVEEIKACLKGKQLKFQHIMREGNQLADYLANKAIEEGNCIYTSFQSMDIRGRRIINSDKLNTPYLRVSP